The following proteins are co-located in the Melospiza melodia melodia isolate bMelMel2 unplaced genomic scaffold, bMelMel2.pri scaffold_44, whole genome shotgun sequence genome:
- the LOC134434597 gene encoding olfactory receptor 14J1-like — translation MCYDRYISICKPLHYGTLLGSRACAHIAAVAWASAFLYSLLHTANTFSLPLCHGNALGQFFCEIPQILTLSCSKSQLREVGLLAVSACLVFGCFVFIVFSYVQIFRAVLRIPSEQGRHKAFSTCLPHLAVLSMFISTATFAYLKPPNISSPSLDLALSVLYSVVPPVLNPLIY, via the coding sequence atgtgctatgaccgttacatttccatctgcaaacccctgcactacgggaccctcctgggcagcagagcttgtgcccacatagcAGCagttgcctgggccagtgcctttctctattcactgctgcacacagccaatacattttccctgcccctgtgccatggcaatgccctgggccagttcttctgtgaaatcccacagatcctcacactctcctgctccaaatcccaactaagggaagtgggacttcttgctgtcagtgcctgtctggtattcggttgttttgtgttcattgttttctcctatgtgcagatcttcagagctgtgctgaggatcccctctgagcagggacggcacaaagccttttccacctgcctccctcacctggcagttCTATCCAtgtttatcagcacagccacatttgcctatttgaagcctcccaacatttcctccccatccctggatctggccctgtcagttctgtactcggtggtgcctccagtcctgaaccctctaatctac